In Kryptolebias marmoratus isolate JLee-2015 linkage group LG4, ASM164957v2, whole genome shotgun sequence, the following proteins share a genomic window:
- the LOC108231556 gene encoding olfactory receptor class A-like protein 1 yields MLPFLSAGMSSEDFVRGMLYLSLIVVGIPGNVAVIVAFLFLIYEKNMLLTADAIVLQLACANLLVVVVRCLLETLASFRLANVFGDVGCKSVIFIYRFSRALSVWLTFLLSAYQCLSISTPGSRWASVCVMVAQNLPFVFLFLWVLNTSLSVGALAFSISSNNGSSLPKSAVNTQFCYVNFPSELSKKVYGAAQVSRDVVPMVFMILTSLIILVFLYKHSQHVKGLSSGCSTSGGGCAAKQRAAKVVVALVTIYVVLYGVDNGLWVYTLTVRQTISSSLISDLRVFFASLYAALSPLVIIVSNRKVNSRLRCATQEKPLLGKTARLSSL; encoded by the coding sequence atgcTTCCCTTCCTCTCTGCAGGAATGTCATCAGAGGATTTTGTTCGAGGAATGCTCTATCTGTCACTCATAGTTGTTGGAATTCCAGGTAACGTTGCTGTAATTGTGGCGTTCCTCTTTTTGATCTATGAGAAGAATATGCTCCTCACAGCAGATGCCATTGTCCTTCAGCTGGCCTGCGCCAACCTGCTGGTGGTGGTTGTACGCTGTCTGCTGGAGACCCTCGCCTCTTTCAGACTGGCCAACGTCTTCGGAGACGTGGGCTGTAAATCTGTCATCTTCATCTACAGATTCTCCAGAGCCCTCTCAGTCTGGCTCACCTTCCTCCTGAGTGCTTACCAGTGCCTGAGCATCTCTACTCCCGGATCTCGTTGGGCCTCCGTATGTGTCATGGTCGCCCAAAACTTGCCCTTCGTGTTCCTCTTCCTTTGGGTACTTAACACCAGCTTAAGTGTAGGAGCATTAGCGTTCTCCATCAGCTCCAATAATGGCTCCAGCCTGCCAAAAAGTGCTGTCAACACACAATTCTGCTACGTGAACTTTCCTTCAGAGTTGTCCAAAAAGGTGTATGGGGCAGCACAGGTGAGCAGAGATGTGGTGCCCATGGTCTTCATGATTCTCACCAGCCTGATAATCCTCGTCTTCCTCTACAAGCACAGCCAGCACGTGAAGGGGCTCAGCAGTGGCTGCAGCACAAGTGGAGGAGGCTGTGCAGCCAAACAGCGAGCTGCCAAAGTCGTAGTGGCGCTCGTGACCATATATGTGGTCCTCTATGGGGTAGATAATGGACTCTGGGTGTACACGCTCACTGTGAGGCAGACGATAAGCTCCTCGCTGATCTCTGACCTGCgtgttttctttgcttcacTGTATGCAGCACTGAGCCCTCTGGTTATCATTGTATCTAACAGGAAGGTGAACAGTAGGCTGAGGTGTGCAACACAGGAGAAACCTTTACTGGGGAAAACGGCACGTCTTTCTTCTTTATGA
- the LOC119616585 gene encoding olfactory receptor class A-like protein 1 yields the protein MDLCVTIKGVSFILQTGLGIFGNTVVLLAYASIVSSETKLLPVDMILCHLAFVNLMLLLTRCVPQTMTVFGLRNLLNDPGCKVVIYAYRISRALSVCITCMLSVFQAVTIAPAGPRLSRLKPSLPSLVLPTFAGLWLLNMAICIAAPLFSMAPRNGTVPAFTLNLGFCHVDFRNNLSYVINGVAVSGRDFAFVALMVGSSGYILLLLHRHSKQVKGIRRSQGGGAETRAAKTVLTLVVLYAVFFGIDNVIWIYMLTMPKVSPVVADMRVFFSSCYASLSPYFVISSNKKVKGKIVCSAEHDQPLVDTQESNDK from the coding sequence ATGGATCTGTGTGTGACCATCAAAGGCGTCTCCTTCATCTTGCAAACAGGTTTGGGCATCTTTGGGAACACTGTGGTGCTTCTGGCGTACGCCAGCATCGTCAGCTCCGAAACAAAGCTCCTTCCTGTGGACATGATCTTGTGCCACCTGGCCTTTGTCAACTTGATGCTGCTCCTGACCCGCTGCGTACCCCAGACCATGACTGTGTTTGGGCTGAGGAACCTTCTGAACGATCCCGGCTGCAAGGTGGTGATCTATGCCTACCGGATCAGCCGGGCGTTGTCAGTTTGTATCACCTGCATGCTCAGTGTGTTTCAGGCGGTGACAATAGCCCCTGCTGGGCCCCGGCTGTCCAGGTTGAAGCCCAGTCTTCCCTCACTGGTCCTTCCTAcgtttgcagggctctggctcCTCAACATGGCCATTTGCATCGCAGCGCCTTTATTCTCTATGGCTCCACGTAACGGCACCGTCCCTGCCTTCACCCTCAACCTCGGCTTCTGTCACGTAGACTTCAGAAACAACCTGTCCTACGTTATAAACGGAGTGGCTGTTTCCGGGCGGGATTTCGCCTTTGTCGCCCTGATGGTGGGCTCCAGCGGTTACatcctccttcttctccaccGCCACAGCAAACAGGTGAAAGGGATTCGTCGCTCTCAGGGCGGAGGGGCAGAAACCAGGGCAGCCAAGACAGTCCTCACCCTGGTGGTTCTGTACGCCGTCTTCTTCGGCATTGATAATGTGATCTGGATCTACATGCTGACGATGCCGAAGGTCTCACCAGTGGTGGCTGATATGAGGGtcttcttctcttcctgctACGCCTCTCTCAGCCCGTATTTCGTCATATCCTCAAACAAGAAGGTCAAGGGGAAGATTGTGTGTTCAGCAGAGCACGACCAACCGCTTGTGGACACTCAGGAGTCCAATGATAAATGA